The following are encoded together in the Budorcas taxicolor isolate Tak-1 chromosome 4, Takin1.1, whole genome shotgun sequence genome:
- the LOC128046899 gene encoding sorting nexin-2-like yields the protein MFVITSGRQAEMQGYATFSSEPRGLIKKLGAQYNQHVNTCLLICYANRVEKRRAALERYPQRTVKYPTLLQDPDLRQFLESSELPRAVNTQALSGAGILRMVNKAADAVNKMTIKMNESDAWFEEKQQQFENLDQQLRKLHASVEALVCHRKELSANTAAFAKSAAMLGNSEDHTALSRALSQLAEVEEKIDQLHQEQAFADFYMFSELLSDYIRLIAAVKGVFDHRVKCWQKWEDAQITLLKKRETEAKMMVANKPDKIQQPKNEIREWEAKVQQGERDFEQISETIRKEVGRFEKERVKDFKTVIIKYLESLVQTQQQLIKYWEAFLPEAKAIA from the coding sequence CTGGGGGCACAATATAACCAACATGTAAATACTTGCTTGCTAATTTGCTATGCAAACCGAGTAGAAAAAAGGAGAGCAGCTCTTGAAAGGTATCCTCAAAGAACAGTAAAGTATCCAACTTTACTACAGGATCCTGATTTAAGGCAGTTCTTAGAAAGTTCGGAGCTGCCTAGAGCAGTTAATACACAGGCTCTGAGTGGAGCAGGAATATTGAGGATGGTGAACAAGGCTGCCGACGCTGTCAACAAAATGACAATCAAGATGAATGAATCGGATGCATGGTTTGAAGAAAAGCAGCAGCAATTTGAAAATCTGGATCAGCAACTTAGGAAACTTCATGCCAGTGTTGAAGCCTTGGTCTGTCATAGAAAAGAACTTTCAGCCAACACAGCTGCCTTTGCTAAAAGTGCTGCCATGTTAGGTAATTCTGAAGATCATACTGCTCTATCTAGAGCTTTGTCTCAGCTTGCAGAGGTTGAGGAGAAGATAGACCAGTTACATCAAGAACAAGCTTTTGCTGACTTTTATATGTTTTCAGAACTACTTAGTGACTACATTCGTCTTATTGCTGCAGTGAAAGGTGTATTTGACCATCGAGTGAAATGCTGGCAGAAATGGGAAGATGCCCAAATTACTTTGCTCAAAAAACGTGAAACTGAAGCAAAAATGATGGTTGCTAACAAACCAGATAAAATACAGCAacctaaaaatgaaataagagagTGGGAGGCAAAAGTACAACAAGGAGAAAGAGATTTTGAACAGATCTCTGAAACAATTCGAAAAGAAGTAGGAAGATTTGAGAAAGAACGagtgaaagattttaaaactgtTATTATCAAGTACTTAGAATCATTAGTACAAACACAACAACAGCTGATAAAATACTGGGAGGCATTCCTACCTGAGGCCAAAGCCATTGCCTAG